In Theileria parva strain Muguga chromosome 4 map unlocalized ctg_529, whole genome shotgun sequence, one DNA window encodes the following:
- a CDS encoding C2 domain protein, which yields MPRYSVGFTIHEAVFSGTNSRKPIDPLVVVRCFDKEFVTSVKPSKTVVACWDESHQWNNIELSQKYWSSGVIEFELQSANPFWRNDTLGSTALQLKLISTFRNNTFSGALPLTAPNSVRIIGHLRITVNAYDLSHEALNNAQPSLTKEVEVQKTNNLEIPPLTSPLVYRSAVSTEVPKLYKYFHLYINVYTLEDVETELFGFSPHITCEYAGCRLQSSKPIRVKGITNTMRSDPEISSTEDKTSLDIISEKITNYMSARTSLLAYNTEVRRSNYTFNQCFLMPVSVAVGEPTLEDNIILRVWKGFSIELPTISKSDGSVTGGISNKLLAEGNFSLSKLRSERQRARWFNFYKSTDSSLITTNTNVDNDDVNNSNGTGNTDDCGGINEYYAGRILISASVKRINKASDVLKAHVASSHQLEPLSPSPTRIFCDVFAVESPNNFTFSEPFEVCLEISCGPYKSTTEWQSILYRKDVSAVLNRDLQFLGYNDGPDGQLNLNHTVDRITGWVCNFDSVQGRLHPMELLVSYHPEEQWYIFIRVIARRKSDKKNVSILGSSKFTFDDLPSYKPNTVKVPVWISLFTGSNNTSNIINNTLNLLNELNGPKALSRTSSISTADTDSPTDFINVNTGISKNSGFLNVLLSLEKEMFYSSTFNSSSNKQFRVASHSRRTSMVLMDYELRCYLYSAKMDKIYDNITVSVTCEGRKKTTTPRKNKSLFPVFMECLTISTSNLTPVNNILPNVPILITLNTKHTEDRYSYSDTFTNNANNNSHKTRLVKRREKINVEEVLYSAVTTYNRLISSSSGHDQTGGVPRWLKIGNCELLLFVDMVTKSEAKSVPKFQMLPNVQDINVQLGLIGLRNLKLSPNTSSDNMNNLPNSVNNVVLKASVQNYGICTDDEQFYEIMCSSEHSTVWVTDGERNYDIFAVHSLEFKSPMGLIFDPYLELKLLNDDTGDILGHCCFPLYKNNKVMEKYSYMKDLRHSLVPRRMFEVFDNLQKSGNRGSYELFDSVKNSSGQVDNALAEVFQQFHTTKEFKKMVESLKFDNTSVLVPPKFLLTIDGEKVVNSSSLPYNLVSDSNIEEVLIDIPYKMQPLFVRSGGGKKLWSKNSRELMQQGGTNDESEMGSLKYFLTVSDSSGYRYCSYDDRYKDIAVEPTKMFRMFRTSLKSSLFKMRLCLLTSSSFPCTQEGSNSYLAVEIASRQSRELLGVSDGLISNINKSYEREIFLPEHSLINFKVIESYNSFTGDTIEKLIARGYIDVENRWFSKSWQKMQRDDSVPIERILLYENGHVQGHVNVLLQLDKIDKFHLLKTINLNVTQTSTVEIRLVIWSIRDAKIPFAESKKEMLDLFVCSSLDCHTYSGSYSTEQKTDIHYNCDSGDATFNWRVVYPEVKTPLGACHLQLSLYDFWKIGSPIFIGDVNLELKSYINTVSTTGNKVKVSGELPLYPNPKSTPTGFIQVTLQVLTQSEANTNNVGLGREEPNRDPYLMVPNAGRQWKDWLAHTGLSIDFSGYNLYIKMVGCFLLLVWVVVIAFIYPAILL from the exons ATGCCTCGTTACAGCGTTGGTTTTACAATACACGAAGCTGTTTTTTCTGGTACTAATTCCCGGAAACCGATCGACCCCTTGGTGGTTGTCCGTTGTTTTGATAAAGAATTTGTTACTTCTGTTAAGCCATCTAAGACAGTAGTTGCTTGCTGGGATGAGAGTCATCAATGGAATAACATTGAATTGTCGCAAAAGTACTGGAGTTCTGGAGTTATAGAGTTCGAGCTTCAGTCTGCCAATCCGTTTTGGAGGAACGATACTTTGGGCTCTACTGCTCTGCAGTTGAAGTTAATTTCAACATTTAGGAATAACACCTTTTCAGGCGCTCTCCCACTAACTGCGCCCAATTCAGTACGCATAATAGGCCATCTGAGAATTACTGTAAACGCCTATGATTTATCACATGAAGCCCTAAACAATGCACAGCCTTCACTTACTAAGGAAGTTGAGGTTCAAAAGACTAACAACCTTGAAATTCCACCACTCACAAGTCCTCTAGTTTACAGGAGTGCGGTATCAACTGAGGTTCCAAAGCTCTATAAATACTTCCATCTGTATATTAATGTATACACTCTCGAGGATGTTGAGACTGAGCTTTTCGGATTCAGCCCACATATAACCTGCGAATATGCAGGGTGTAGATTACAGTCCTCCAAACCCATCAGAGTAAAGGGAATCACCAACACCATGCGCTCAGATCCTGAAATCTCTTCAACTGAGGATAAAACCTCACTTGATATAATCAGTGAGAAGATAACAAACTATATGAGCGCTAGAACCAGTTTACTCGCTTATAACACTGAGGTCAGAAGGTCAAATTACACCTTCAACCAGTGCTTTTTAATGCCAGTGAGTGTAGCAGTAGGTGAACCCACTTTGGAAGACAACATTATTCTGAGGGTTTGGAAGGGCTTCTCTATAGAACTTCCAACCATCAGCAAATCTGATGGCAGTGTAACTGGAGGGATCAGCAACAAATTACTCGCAGAAGGCAATTTTTCACTTTCTAAACTCAGATCTGAACGTCAAAGAGCAAGATGGTTTAATTTCTACAAGTCAACTGATTCATCCCTTATCACCACTAACACTAATGTTGACAATGATGatgttaataatagtaatggTACTGGTAACACCGATGATTGTGGAGGAATAAATGAATATTACGCTGGAAGAATATTGATAAGTGCAAGTGTTAAGAGGATAAATAAGGCTTCAGATGTGTTGAAGGCTCATGTGGCATCATCACACCAACTCGAACCTCTTTCACCTAGTCCCACCAGGATCTTTTGTGACGTTTTCGCAGTCGAGTCTCCCAACAACTTTACCTTCTCAGAGCCATTTGAAGTTTGCTTGGAGATCTCTTGCGGTCCTTACAAGTCTACTACTGAATGGCAAAGTATTTTGTATCGGAAGGACGTTTCAGCTGTTTTGAATCGGGATTTACAGTTCTTAGGCTATAATGATGGACCTGACGGTCAACTAAATTTGAATCACACAGTTGATAGGATAACAGGTTGGGTGTGCAACTTTGATTCAGTTCAGGGCAGATTACATCCTATGGAGTTACTTGTTTCCTACCATCCTGAGGAGCAGTGGTACATCTTCATTAGAGTAATTGCAAGGAGGAAGTCTGATAAGAAAAACGTTTCAATTTTAGGTTCTTCAAAGTTCACGTTTGACGACTTACCAAGCTACAAGCCAAACACCGTTAAGGTTCCAGTATGGATTTCACTCTTTACAGGATCAAATAACACTTCAAACATTATAAACAACACTCTTAACTTATTGAATGAGCTTAACGGACCGAAAGCTTTATCAAGAACAAGCAGTATTAGCACCGCTGACACAGACTCGCCCACCGATTTTATCAATGTTAACACTGgaattagtaaaaattcAGGCTTCTTGAATGTATTATTGAGTTTGGAGAAGGAAATGTTTTATTCATCCACTTTCAATTCATCTAGTAATAAGCAGTTCAGAGTAGCATCTCATAGCAGAAGAACCTCAATGGTTCTTATGGATTACGAACTCAGGTGCTACCTATATAGCGCGAAAATGGATAAAATTTACGATAATATAACCGTCTCAGTAACTTGTGAAGGAAGAAAGAAAACTACGACTCCAAGAAAAAACAAATCACTATTCCCTGTTTTCATGGAATGCCTTACCATTTCCACTTCCAACCTCACTCCAGTCAACAATATTCTACCAAATGTTCCAATTCTAATTACTCTAAACACAAAGCACACAGAAGATAGATACTCATATTCTGACACTTTTACCAATAATgctaataataatagtcATAAAACTCGGTTAGTTAAGAGAAGAGAGAAGATAAATGTTGAAGAAGTGTTGTATAGTGCAGTAACAACTTATAACAGATTAATAAGTTCTTCAAGTGGTCATGATCAAACTGGTGGAGTTCCTAGGTGGCTCAAGATTGGAAATTGTGAACTCCTTTTATTTGTTGACATGGTAACCAAATCTGAGGCTAAATCAGTTCCTAAGTTCCAAATGCTACCAAATGTTCAAGACATTAATGTACAATTAGGCCTTATCGGTCTCAGAAACCTTAAACTATCTCCTAACACTTCCTCTGATAATATGAATAATCTTCCTAATAGCGTGAATAATGTAGTATTAAAGGCCAGTGTCCAAAATTACGGCATTTGTACCGACGACGAGCAATTTTATGAGATAATGTGTAGCTCTGAGCATTCAACAGTCTGGGTAACTGATGGCGAACGGAATTATGACATTTTTGCTGTTCATTCTCTTGAATTTAAGAGCCCAATGGGTCTTATTTTTGACCCTTATCTAGAGCTAAAACTACTAAATGATGATACTGGTGATATACTGGGTCACTGCTGTTTCCCTTTATATAAGAATAATAAGGTGATGGAAAAATACAGTTACATGAAAGATTTAAGACACTCTTTGGTCCCAAGGCGAATGTTTGAGGTGTTTGACAATCTTCAAAAAAGCGGGAATCGAGGCTCTTACGAACTGTTTGACTCCGTTAAGAACTCTTCAGGCCAGGTTGACAATGCTCTAGCTGAAGTTTTCCAGCAGTTCCATACCACTAAAGAGTTTAAGAAAATGGTTGAATCTCTTAAGTTTGACAACACCAGTGTTTTAGTTCCTCCTAAGTTTCTACTGACGATTGACGGTGAAAAAGTTGTGAACTCAAGTTCTCTACCCTATAACTTGGTTTCGGACAGTAACATTGAGGAAGTTCTAATCGACATTCCCTACAAAATGCAGCCTTTATTTGTCAGGAGTGGTGGTGGCAAGAAACTTTGGTCCAAAAATTCACGTGAACTAATGCAACAGGGTGGAACCAATGACGAGAGTGAAATGGGcagtttaaaatactttttaaCCGTTTCGGACTCTAGCGGATATCGCTACTGCTCCTATGATGATCGGTATAAAGACATAGCAGTTGAACCTACCAAGATGTTCCGCATGTTCAGAACAAGCTTAAAATCATCCTTGTTTAAGATGAGACTTTGTCTACTTACTAGTTCCAGCTTTCCATGCACCCAGGAAGGTTCCAACTCCTATCTTGCAGTTGAAATCGCCTCGAGACAATCTAGAGAACTACTTGGAGTTTCTGATGGTCTTATCAGCAACATCAACAAGAGCTATGAAAGGGAAATTTTCCTTCCTGAACATTCATTAATAAACTTCAAAGTCATTGAATCATACAATAGTTTTACAG GGGATACTATTGAAAAGTTGATAGCTAGGGGATATATTGATGTTGAGAACCGCTGGTTCAGTAAATCTTGGCAGAAAATGCAGCGGGACGACAGTGTTCCAATTGAGCGCATTTTACTCTATGAAAACGGTCATGTTCAGGGTCACGTGAATGTCCTCTTACAACTTGATAAAATCGATAAATTTCACCTTCTTAAGACTATTAACTTGAATGTCACGCAAACTTCAACTGTCGAAATCAG GTTAGTAATTTGGTCAATTCGTGATGCCAAAATTCCCTTCGCTGAGAGTAAAAAAGAAATGCTGGACTTGTTTGTATGTTCTAGTTTAGATTGTCATACTTATTCCGGCTCTTATTCCACTGAACAGAAAACTGACATTCACTACAACTGTGACTCTGGAGATGCTACTTTCAACTGGCGTGTTGTTTATCCTGAGGTTAAAACTCCTCTTGGCGCTTGTCACCTTCAGCTTTCTCTCTATGATTTCTGGAAGATTGGGAGTCCCATCTTCATTGGGGATGTTAATCTTGAATTGAAAAGTTATATAAACACTGTGTCAACTACTGGCAATAAAGTTAAAGTTAGTGGTGAACTTCCTCTTTATCCAAATCCCAAATCTACTCCCACTGGGTTCATTCAAGTTACT